From Pseudopipra pipra isolate bDixPip1 chromosome 13, bDixPip1.hap1, whole genome shotgun sequence, a single genomic window includes:
- the POU3F4 gene encoding LOW QUALITY PROTEIN: POU domain, class 3, transcription factor 4 (The sequence of the model RefSeq protein was modified relative to this genomic sequence to represent the inferred CDS: inserted 2 bases in 1 codon), producing the protein MSKPGAAAAAQYNSWGCXAAMATAASNPYGLLGAGALAHAEGAGMQQGSPFRSPQKLLQSEYLQGVPGNGHPLGHHWVTSLSDGAPWPAALAGGPLEQPDVKPGREDLQLGAIIHHRSPHVSHHSPHANHPSAWGASPAHSASLAAPPAAAAAAAGQPLGVYSQGGFAVGGMLEHGGLTPPPAAAAGQGLHPGLRGEGGGEHGELGGHHCQDHSDEETPTSDELEQFAKQFKQRRIKLGFTQADVGLALGTLYGNVFSQTTICRFEALQLSFKNMCKLKPLLNKWLEEADSSTGSPTSIDKIAAQGRKRKKRTSIEVSVKGVLETHFLKCPKPAAQEISSLADSLQLEKEVVRVWFCNRRQKEKRMTPPGEQPQHDVYAHGVKTDTGCHDL; encoded by the exons ATGTCAAAgcccggcgcggcggcggccgctcAGTATAACTCGTGGGGCTG GGCGGCCATGGCCACAGCCGCCTCCAACCCCTACGGCCTGCTGGGCGCCGGCGCGCTCGCCCACGCCGAGGGCGCGGGCATGCAGCAGGGCAGCCCGTTCCGCAGCCcgcagaagctgctgcagagcgaGTACCTGCAGGGCGTCCCGGGCAATGGGCACCCGCTGGGGCACCACTGGGTGACCAGCCTGAGCGACGGCGCGCCCTGGCCCGCGGCGCTGGCGGGCGGCCCGCTGGAGCAGCCCGACGTGAAGCCGGGCCGCGAGGACCTGCAGCTGGGCGCCATCATCCACCACCGCTCGCCCCACGTCTCCCACCACTCGCCCCACGCCAACCACCCCAGCGCCTGGGGGGCCAGCCCGGCGCACAGCGCCTCGctcgccgccccccccgccgccgccgccgccgccgccgggcagCCCCTCGGCGTGTACTCGCAGGGCGGGTTCGCGGTGGGCGGGATGCTGGAGCACGGCGGGCTcaccccgccgcccgccgccgccgccgggcagGGCTTGCACCCGGGGCTGCGCGGCGAGGGCGGCGGCGAGCACGGCGAGCTGGGCGGCCACCACTGCCAGGACCACTCGGACGAGGAGACGCCGACCTCGGACGAGCTGGAGCAGTTCGCCAAGCAGTTCAAGCAGCGCCGCATCAAGCTGGGCTTCACCCAGGCCGACgtggggctggcgctggggaCCCTCTACGGCAACGTCTTCTCGCAGACCACCATCTGCCGCTTCGAGGCCCTGCAGCTCAGCTTCAAGAACATGTGCAAGCTGAAGCCGCTGCTGAACAAGTGGCTGGAGGAGGCCGACTCCTCCACGGGCAGCCCCACGAGCATCGACAAGATCGCGGCgcaggggaggaagaggaagaagcgGACCTCCATCGAGGTGAGTGTCAAGGGCGTGCTGGAGACGCACTTCCTCAAGTGCCCCAAGCCGGCCGCCCAGGAGATCTCGTCGCTGGCGGACAGcctgcagctggagaaggaggtggTGCGGGTCTGGTTCTGCAACCGGCGGCAGAAGGAGAAGCGCATGACCCCTCCGGGGGAGCAGCCGCAGCACGACGTGTATGCCCACGGCGTGAAAACGGACACGGGCTGCCACGACCTCTGA